The Meriones unguiculatus strain TT.TT164.6M chromosome 3, Bangor_MerUng_6.1, whole genome shotgun sequence genomic sequence acaaaaccttcaacccaaaatttaccctgtctaccaGATATACAGGgaaaaagatgaagcagagattgatGGAATGGCCAAACTATGActtgcccaacctgagacccaccccatgggagaaagcccactgctggcactattaatgatattcttcaatACTTATAGACAGAAGATTAGGATAactctcctctgagaggctccatccaacaATAGATCAAAACAGGCTGagaacccacagccaaacatttggtGGGGTTCAGGAAGTCTTGtgaaagagttgggggagggatagagtaacctggaggggacaagaactccaaaaGAAAACGAAAAGAGTCAACTAACCGAGGCTCAGAGGGGCTCGGAGAGACTAAAGTACTaaccaaagagcaagcatggactggacctaagccccttgcacatatgtagctgacaggcagctaagtcttcatgtgggtcacctagcAAGTGAAgagggggctgtttctgacacagactctgttgcTGATTTTGGAcaactttcccctagctgggcggccatgtctggcctcagtggaagagaatgcaCGAAATTCTGATATGATGTGCCTgttgggaggttgggattggggaAATAAGAGGTGTCAGTGGTGATTGGTACTGGGGGAATGTCCCTTTCCTTAAGAGAAGGAATGGGTGAAAGGGGGAAGAGAGTGGGAAGGTGAGATCTGGAGTAGAGAAGGGAATGGGCTGcaatagggatgtaaaatgaataaataataagaaaataaaagaatatattttttaaacaaacaaacaaaaaacgcaAGGGACAatgcatgctagagaggatgtggagaaaggggaatgctccttcattgctggtgggaatgtaaacttgtacaaccactttggaaatcaatctggagcttcctcagaaaattaggaatagtgctacctcaagatccagctataccacttctaggcatataccccaaattcAACCTTTAAGACAAAGGCAGGGTTAGGTTGGAAATCTACACCCAGTTAGCTAGAACCTTCCATCATGAACCAAGTGCCAAGGCCTCTGTTATAGCACTTTCTCAGCTAATGTCACTAGACTCACAAACGCTGCTTTCCTATAGCAGGAACCCACCACTGCCTTCCCCACAGTCCACCTAGGCAGCACACACCCAAGGCCCCAGGACAGGGTGGGAGTCAGTGTCAATACATGCCTACAATCACGTGGCCTGGAGATCCAGTCCAGTAGCCCACCCAGCCAATTGCAGGGAGGGGCAACTGGGCAGGGACATTGTCCTGGAGCCACAGATTTGGTACTTAAAGCCTGGATCCACATGCAGCTGGGACACAGCCTAGGATCTCAGCAACCTCTGAAGACCGGAGACTGTGAAGCACAGCTGCCCAGCTCTGGACATCCCAGGTGAGCCCATAGCTCTATCAAGGCAGACTGGGAACTGACACTGGAGGAGCAGCCTAGAGAGCCTCCTTGCAGCATCATGCAGCTACCTCAGGAATGACAATATCAACTCAACCTTAGCAGACGGAAGGTGGGGATCCAGAGGAGGTTGGGTGGGGAAGCCCAGGAGGTCACCAGGGgaccaatattttttttcaggggAACAATATTGTTTAGTGTCCAAGTAAATTGAAAGTCAAGATCCAGACACAGGAAGTACCAACTTGTCCCCTAAACTTTAGGTGCCATGGACATAACTCCAGTCACCACAGGCATCAACTTCATGCATATCGCTACCAAGTATAATCCATTGGTCTAATCTGGCAGGCCCAAGACACATAGCATGTTCCATGCCTCCTGTAAAATGCCATATCTGGAGTGTTGTACCAAAAAACTTATATGACTTAGGCCTGGAATTCTGGTTTAATCTATCCTTCAATCCCGTACTATTACCGGTGGCTCTGTCATCCAGTGGCTTAGCCTTGTGACCTTTCCTCactgagacactgagacactgagGTGGGATTCTGAAGGCAGCTATAGGGCAGACAGATTCTTAAATGTTGATCTTCCAAGGTTTTCTAGAGGGGAAATCTTTCAGAAAGAtttcagaaggaaaagagccaagGCATAGTCTCTATCCTGGGTATGCTGGCCAGGAAAAAGGTGTCTGGAGATTCCCAATTCTTGCAGCTGTTTGTGTATTCTGTGGATCACACTTTGTATAAGTCAAGTGTAACTTGGGTGAGCTCATTATCAAAGGCATGAAACCCAAGCCAGCTACCTCTTAATAAACTAGTTATGTCTTTAAGCTTCTTATCCACAAGGTGAATCTAGACCCTGTGGTGAGCTAAGTGCACAGTGcacttcttttttatataaattttaatttattacaatttatttactttgtataccagctgtagccccctccctcatctcctcccatgccccttccacagtccactgatatgggaggacctcctccccatccacctgacgaccctagtctatcaagtctcatcaggacagtcttttatagtcttcctctgtggcctggtaaggctgcccttaccccttcaggggaaggtgatcaaagagccagcttctgagctcatgtcaaagacagcctctgttccccttactagggacccatttggagactgagctgccatggactacatctgtgcagggattctagcttatctccatgcatggtccttgattggagtatcagtctcagaaaagactaagACTGACACAGTGCACTTGAGGCCTGGGCAGgttctcctcctgctcttcttcttctttatttttatttttttttattttttattttctaatattaatcacagcttatttactttgtatcccagccataaacccctccctcattccctcccaattctaccctccctccctcatctcctccatgcccctttccaagttccctgataggggaggacctccttcctttccatatgaccctagcttatcaggtctcttcaagattggctgcaatgtcctcttctgtagcctagcaaggctgctcctccctcggggcagGAGTttgaagagcttgccattgagttcatgtcagaaatagtccctgttccccttactagagaacccacatagatactgagctaccatgggctatatccgggcaggggttctaggttatatccgtacatggtcctttgttggaataACAGTCTCATGAAAAACCCCTGTGCCttgacatatttggtccttgtggagctcagacaggagttccacaaggctCCTCctcttattattcttttttaactAAATGAATTCCCATACATGTGTGCTTGAAACAAATGAATTCTTATGCTTTTCATCAATCTTCAGGTAAATCATTGACTAGAATAGGTCAAATAATTTTATTCTACTATGGTAGCCTGAACAACTGAGGTAGAAATGTGATTTTATTGAAGCACTGGTGTCATTGGAACCTCATTTCTTCGTCATCTCTAGGTTTTGGAAGCATGATTCCAGTTTTCTTCCTGGCCACTCTTTGCTTGGGGGCAATCTCAGCTGCTCCAACACATGATCCCAGTTTGGATGCTGTATGGCAGGAATGGAAGACAAAACATGGGAAAACATACCATATGGTTGGTACCATAGAAATGTCGAGAGGCAACACAGAGACAATAGTCCTTGCTGTGACTTGTTTATAGAGAGTTTGCATTGTGGAAGACAGTTCCTCCCTGGCATGACCACATGGCATACTTTATGGACACTAATGTCTAAATACACTATTGCCATAGGGTCTGGATTCTAGCTTCCCTTGGTTCTTATCTGTAGCAGCAGGGCCACTGAGGGAACTATAGGATTGGGCTTGACCCACCACACACTGTGTTTATTCCAGAGTGAAGAAGGACAGAAGAGAGTGGTGTGGGAGAACAACATGAAAATGATCGAGCTGCACAATCAGGACTATCTTCAGGGGAAGCATGGCTTCAGCCTGGAGATGAATGCCTTTGGGGATCTGGTGAGTGTGACGTGGGTTGCAGCACATCATACTTCCTCCCTTTGGTACCTTGTAAGTCATCCCTCCCTTTGCAATGATTTGTCTCTTTTTTCTTAAAGACCAATACAGAATTCAGAGAATTGATGACTGGCTTTCAAAGCATGGGACCCAACGAGGGGAACCTTTTCCAGGAGCCTTTGCTGGGAGATGTCCCAAAGTCTGTAGATTGGCGAGATCATGGCTCTGTGGCTCCTGTGAAGAATCAGGTAGGACACAGCACATTGTCAGGTATCACTCACTGTCCACCGTGGAGCCAGGAAGTCTTGCTGACTCTGGAGCTTCATGCAGTTCACTGCTCGTGAACTTATCGTGTCATGTGCATTGCTTTGAAACACCTGTATTAATTGTGTGGGTGacagcattttctctctcttctaggGTCTTTGTGGTTCTTGTTGGGCATTTAGTGCAGTTGGTTCCCTGGTAGGACAGATGTTCCGTAAAACAGGCAAACTGGTCCCTCTGAGTGAACAGAACCTAGTGGACTGCTCCTGGTCACAAGGCAACCATGGTTGTGATGGTGGCTTACCGGAGTTTGCCTTCCAGTATGTGAAGGATAATGGAGGCCTGGACACCAGTATGTCCTATCCATATGAAGCACTGGTAAGTAGAGTCCTATGTTGTTGTTCCAGCTTAGATTTTACAAAACAACATTGTGCGGACAGTGCACTGTCCTAAGAACTCATCTTTCCATGATAGAATCCATCCTATTATATCCTAAATGCTGCCAGTAGAGCATTCTTTGCATACTGGTATGATTCCATGGTTTCTGTGTAGCTTCCTCTActtctgtgtgtatacatgcaaacCATTCTACAAATAAGACACATTTCTCCACTGTGAAAATTTATTATCAGTAGGAGTATATATGGAGCGTCATAGAAGACACATGAGCTAGCTTCCAATAGCCACTGAAATCTACCAGCTTGTCAGGTCCTGTGACATTTTATAAACACATCTACTTGGAGGTCCTCAGTAAGGAGTGTTAGTCACCCATGTGGATGACAACTCAGCTGAGTTGTAATTCTGACTCATGTTCCCCAGGAGGTAGATggcagtaactttttttttctcttttgtctttcaaAGAATGGAACCTGCAGGTACAATCATGAAAATTCTGCTGCTAACGTCAAGGGGTTTGTGACACTCCCATCAAGTGAAGATACCCTAATGAAGGCTGTGGCCTCTGTGGGGCCCATCTCAGTTGGAATTGACACTAAGCACAATTCGTTCCAGTTCTATCGGGCTGGTACGTGCCTTTCTTTTCAGTCATCAGAAGGAAGAGTTAAGCCTCTACCACATCTCATCATC encodes the following:
- the LOC110556599 gene encoding procathepsin L-like, producing MIPVFFLATLCLGAISAAPTHDPSLDAVWQEWKTKHGKTYHMSEEGQKRVVWENNMKMIELHNQDYLQGKHGFSLEMNAFGDLTNTEFRELMTGFQSMGPNEGNLFQEPLLGDVPKSVDWRDHGSVAPVKNQGLCGSCWAFSAVGSLVGQMFRKTGKLVPLSEQNLVDCSWSQGNHGCDGGLPEFAFQYVKDNGGLDTSMSYPYEALNGTCRYNHENSAANVKGFVTLPSSEDTLMKAVASVGPISVGIDTKHNSFQFYRAGVYYEPECSSTRLDHAVLVVGYGEELDGRKYWLVKNSWGKYWGLNGYIKIAKDRNNHCGIATEASYPIV